The following coding sequences lie in one Cannabis sativa cultivar Pink pepper isolate KNU-18-1 chromosome 5, ASM2916894v1, whole genome shotgun sequence genomic window:
- the LOC133037736 gene encoding uncharacterized protein LOC133037736, whose translation MGIPSFYRWLVEKFPRTVIDAPINGLDFDNLYLDMNGIIHPCFHPQGLPAPKTYDEVFQAVFKYIDKLLSVAKPKKLLFLAIDGVAPRAKMNQQRSRRFRTAKDAAEEAAWKVKLKNQSIEDSCKLDSNVITPGSEFMALLSSALRYYIYLRMNEDPNWQGIKVILSDASVPGEGEHKIMSYIRLQRNLPGFDPNTRHCLYGLDADLIMLALASHEVHFSILREDVMKDKFVKSKYMNKRNGTGLLKGNLDSYISNQKFQFLHIWILREYLAYLMEIPDVKGDLERQIDDFVLMCLFVGNDFLPHIPSLEISEGAIELLLTIYKMEFVTMGGYLTNSFEVNLERMKHFLGVVGSYEGLILQKRVQVENEWAIRDQRYSQNKTVTETSLGSKSVNSSAMMKQAPDNTTSVSTSTEVKKINFGENDWKENYYLEKFKVETENDRLNVRNDLVLKYTEGICWVMHYYYEGVCSWQWYYPYHYAPCASDFVGIDELKIQFTLGVPFKPFDQLMAVLPAASAHALPVSYRKLMTDASSPLLAFYPTDVELDMNGKRFSWQAIYKLPFIEETILLSEIARVENELTEEERQRNKLGMDVLFVHVTYPLAMNILSFYRSNVDHLSLIDTQIKQEIVPESSDGMNGYIFVSNIPVQPEQIYSPIDGMDMIADNKVLSVFYNSPAFHAHIPRAPNGVHYPKKSIFRRHVKPTPFLWHEKSSVVGRLHSLRPIHMSISGSRLSNSARLLVTKWYLEIEKQRKSKGDVELHGAKTTDGSHAAAEGKSINGKTIDGSHAAAEGESINGKTMKRIARARRQKAKRARRQKEKRMAELGDMHVGEKGPASIPMTQEAVSVDAGLVESAIVDVSHAAAEGESINGKTIDGSHAAAEGESINGKTMKRKKINTIARARRQKEKRARRQKEKRMAELGDMHVGEKGPASIPMTQEAVSVDAGLVESAIVDVNIGKSGREQNDIIHVGKKEPASTPKTQEAVFIDASCGESATVDAKCKSDIIHVGEKEAASTPKTQEEALSIEASLGETATVDAGVDSKGINCKTRKRRRKHESGREQSDIIHAGEKEPASTPKTETAVFIDAGCGESATVDGKRESDIIHLGEKEAASTPKTQEVLSIDAGLGESAGVDSKGIDNSKTRKRRRKSKSGREQSDIIYAGAKEPASTPKTEPAVFIDAGCGENATVDGKCKSDIIHLGEKEAASTPKTQEETLSIDAGLGESAGAESKGIDNSKTKKRRRKSKSGRGQSDIIHVGEKEPASTPKTEEAVFIDAGCGESATVDGQCKSDIIHLGEKEAASTPKTQEETLSIDAGLGESAGAEIKGINNGKTRKRRRKSKSGREQSDTIHVGEKEPASTPKTETAVFIDAGCGESATVDGKLESDIIHLGEKEAASTPKTREETLSINAGLGEIAGAESKGIDNGKTRKRRRKSKSGREQSDIIHVGEKESASSPKTETAVSIDAGLEKERLHPIRILENQQ comes from the exons ATGGGAATACCTTCGTTTTACAGATGGTTAGTGGAGAAGTTCCCTCGCACTGTAATCGATGCCCCAATCAATGGCTTGGACTTCGACAATCTCTACCTCGACATGAATGGCATCATCCACCCCTGTTTTCACCCTCAAGGACTG CCAGCTCCGAAGACCTACGATGAGGTTTTTCAAGCGGTTTTTAAGTATATTGATAAGCTTTTATCTGTtgctaaacccaaaaagctaCTCTTCCTTGCAATTG ATGGTGTTGCTCCTCGAGCTAAGATGAACCAACAAAGGTCGCGACGATTCAGGACTGCTAAGGATGCGGCTGAGGAG GCTGCTTGGAAAGTGAAGCTTAAAAATCAGTCAATAGAAGATTCTTGTAAACTTGATTCAAATGTCATCACACCTGGGTCTGAATTCATGGCATTGTTGTCTTCAGCCCTTCGCTATTACATTTACTTGAGAATGAATGAGGATCCAAACTGGCAGGGAATCAAG GTCATACTTTCGGATGCCAGTGTACCGGGCGAGGGGGAGCATAAGATAATGTCTTACATTCGTTTGCAAAGAAACCTGCCTGGATTTGATCCAAATACAAGGCATTGTCTATATGGATTG GATGCAGATCTTATCATGCTTGCTCTAGCATCCCATGAGGTCCATTTTTCTATCTTGAGAGAG GATGTCATGAAGGATAAATTTGTAAAATCCAAGTACATGAATAAGAGAAACGGTACGGGCTTGTTGAAAGGGAATCTAGATAGCTATATCTCAAACCAGAAATTTCAG TTTCTTCACATTTGGATCCTCAGGGAGTATTTAGCATATCTTATGGAAATCCCAGATGTTAAAGGAGATTTGGAGCGCCAAATTGATGATTTCGTTTTGATGTGTTTGTTTGTGGGAAATGACTTTCTACCTCACATTCCGTCGTTGGAAATATCTGAG GGGGCTATTGAATTACTTCTGACAATCTATAAAATGGAATTTGTAACAATGGGTGGTTACCTGACAAATTCTTTTGAG gtAAATTTGGAAAGGATGAAGCATTTTTTAGGAGTGGTGGGATCTTATGAAGGATTAATCTTGCAAAAACGTGTCCAG GTAGAAAATGAATGGGCTATCCGTGATCAACGTTATTCACAGAATAAAACTGTTACAGAGACATCTTTGGGTTCAAAGTCAGTAAAT TCAAGTGCTATGATGAAGCAAGCACCAGACAATACAACATCAGTTAGCACATCTACTGAAGTTAAAAAG ATTAATTTTGGGGAAAATGATTGGAAGGAAAACTACTACTTGGAAAAGTTCAAGGTTGAAACTGAAAATGATCGTCTGAATGTTCGGAACGATTTG GTGTTGAAATATACGGAAGGGATTTGCTGGGTCATGCATTATTATTACGAAGGAGTCTGTTCCTGGCAATG GTACTATCCCTATCACTATGCTCCATGTGCTTCAGATTTTGTTGGTATTGATGAGTTAAAGATTCAATTCACACTTGGGGTACCCTTTAAACCATTTGATCAGTTGATGGCCGTACTTCCTGCTGCAAg TGCACATGCTCTTCCGGTGTCTTATAGGAAGCTTATGACTGATGCATCATCACCTTTGTTGGCTTTTTATCCAACAG ATGTTGAGCTGGATATGAATGGGAAACGGTTTTCTTGGCAA GCCATCTACAAGCTTCCATTTATCGAGGAAACCATCCTTCTCTCAGAAATTGCCAGAGTAGAAAATGAATTGACG GAAGAGGAGCGTCAAAGGAACAAATTGGGTATGGATGTGTTGTTTGTTCATGTGACTTATCCTTTAGCAATGaatatactttctttctatagaAGTAATGTTGATCATTTGAGCTTGATCGATACTCAAATCAAACAGGAAATTGTTCCAGAATCCAG TGATGGGAtgaatggttacatttttgttTCTAATATACCAGTGCAGCCTGAGCAAATATATTCACCAATTGATGGCATGGATATGATCGCTGACAATAAAGTCTT GTCCGTGTTCTACAATTCTCCTGCCTTCCATGCTCACATTCCTAGAGCACCAAATGGAGTTCATTATCCGAAAAAG TCTATCTTCAGGAGGCATGTTAAACCCACACCATTTCTTTGGCATGAGAAGTCTTCTGTTGTTGGACGATTGCATTCTCTAAG GCCTATTCACATGTCTATCTCTGGCTCTCGTCTTTCAAACTCAGCTCGTCTACTTGTGACGAAGTGGTATCTTGAAATTGAGAAGCAACGAAAGAGCAAGGGAGATGTAGAGCTTCATGGAGCTAAAACTACTGATGGGAGTCATGCTGCTGCTGAGGGCAAAAGCATCAATGGTAAAACTATTGATGGGAGTCATGCTGCTGCTGAGGGCGAAAGCATCAATGGTAAAACTATGAAACGTATAGCTAGGGCCCGCAGACAAAAGGCGAAACGGGCCCGCAGACAAAAGGAGAAACGAATGGCTGAACTCGGGGATATGCATGTGGGTGAAAAGGGGCCTGCATCCATTCCAATGACACAAGAAGCAGTATCTGTAGATGCAGGCCTTGTTGAAAGTGCAATTGTCGATGTGAGTCATGCTGCTGCTGAGGGCGAAAGCATTAATGGTAAAACTATTGATGGGAGTCATGCTGCTGCTGAGGGCGAAAGCATCAATGGTAAAACTATGAAacgtaaaaagataaatactataGCTAGGGCCCGCAGACAAAAGGAGAAACGGGCCCGCAGACAAAAGGAGAAACGAATGGCTGAACTTGGGGATATGCATGTGGGTGAAAAGGGGCCTGCATCCATTCCAATGACACAAGAAGCAGTATCTGTAGATGCAGGCCTTGTTGAAAGTGCAATTGTCGATGTGAACATTGGTAAAAGTGGACGTGAACAGAATGATATTATCCACGTTGGCAAAAAGGAACCTGCATCCACTCCAAAGACACAAGAAGCAGTGTTTATAGATGCAAGTTGTGGTGAAAGTGCAACTGTAGATGCAAAATGTAAAAGTGATATCATCCACGTGGGCGAGAAAGAGGCTGCATCCACTCCTAAGACACAAGAAGAAGCATTATCTATAGAAGCAAGCCTTGGTGAAACTGCAACTGTAGATGCCGGTGTTGACAGCAAAGGCATCAATTGTAAAACAAGGAAACGAAGAAGAAAACATGAAAGTGGACGTGAACAAAGCGATATTATCCATGCTGGCGAAAAGGAGCCTGCATCCACTCCAAAGACAGAAACAGCAGTGTTTATAGATGCGGGGTGTGGTGAAAGTGCAACTGTAGATGGAAAACGTGAAAGTGATATTATCCATTTGGGCGAAAAAGAGGCTGCTTCAACTCCTAAGACACAAGAAGTATTATCTATAGATGCAGGCCTTGGTGAAAGTGCTGGTGTTGACAGCAAAGGCATCGATAATAGTAAAACTAGGAAACGCAGACGAAAGAGTAAAAGTGGACGTGAACAAAGCGATATTATCTATGCTGGCGCAAAGGAGCCTGCATCCACTCCAAAGACAGAACCAGCAGTGTTTATAGATGCAGGGTGTGGTGAAAATGCAACTGTAGATGGAAAATGTAAAAGTGATATTATCCATTTGGGCGAAAAAGAGGCTGCTTCAACTCCTAAGACACAAGAAGAAACATTGTCTATCGATGCAGGCCTTGGTGAAAGTGCTGGTGCTGAGAGCAAAGGCATCGATAATAGTAAAACTAAGAAACGCAGACGAAAGAGTAAAAGTGGACGTGGACAAAGCGATATTATCCATGTCGGCGAAAAGGAGCCTGCATCCACACCAAAGACAGAAGAAGCAGTGTTTATAGATGCAGGGTGTGGTGAAAGTGCAACTGTAGATGGCCAATGTAAAAGTGATATTATCCATTTGGGCGAAAAAGAGGCTGCTTCAACTCCCAAGACACAAGAAGAAACATTATCTATCGATGCAGGCCTTGGTGAAAGTGCTGGTGCTGAGATCAAAGGCATCAATAATGGTAAAACTAGGAAACGAAGACGAAAGAGTAAAAGTGGACGTGAACAAAGTGATACTATCCATGTCGGCGAAAAGGAGCCTGCGTCCACTCCAAAGACAGAAACAGCAGTGTTTATAGATGCAGGGTGTGGTGAAAGTGCAACTGTAGATGGAAAACTTGAAAGTGATATTATCCATTTGGGCGAGAAAGAGGCTGCTTCCACTCCTAAGACACGAGAAGAAACATTATCTATCAATGCAGGCCTTGGTGAAATTGCTGGTGCTGAGAGCAAAGGCATCGATAATGGTAAAACTAGGAAACGCAGACGAAAGAGTAAAAGTGGACGTGAACAAAGTGATATTATCCATGTCGGCGAAAAGGAGTCTGCATCCAGTCCAAAGACAGAAACAGCAGTATCTATAGATGCAGGGCTTGAAAAGGAGCGCCTGCATCCAATCCGAATATTGGAGAACCAGCAATGA